The genomic stretch catagctatgtcagtgctggaaagttggtttggattgcaccctaaatttcaGAATTATCACCTAGATAAGTGAGAAAACGTGGCTTGTGGGGGGCAGTAGGTGAGTGAATGTGTGCAAATATTGGTATTATTGTCACATACGATCTTTCTGTGAAAACAGAATAGGAATGTTGTGTCATTTGTATCTGCCATTTGACAATATGGGCTACACAATTATTTTATCTTACATTTTTGTTATACAATTTCTTCTAATTAGCAATTAATAAGAGCTATTATTTAcataacaaagggcgcaatcctaaccccttatgtcagtactttccagcaccggcatagcagtgccaatgggacatgtgctgcatcctgcagttgggtgtcactcacggaggcctcctcaaagtaagggaacgtttgttcccttacctcagagctgcattgcctttaagtcactgctggaaagcactgacataaggggttaggattgcacccaaaatgtgTTTGTATCGTCAGAGACCTGTTTGTTCAAATTCTTCCTTGGGTATTGCAGTTGGCTAACTTGTCGCATGTAGCTTGTCTATACCTTCTTTTAGCATCTTCAGCTTTTAACTGCAACATATTCCAGATCAGCAATAGGAATTTGCAATCTGTcaatttccattttttaattcTGGACTTTGTTCAGTTTGACAGTATTTTCAAttaacctcttcccccccccccataagagaCCATTAATCATGAGTGTGTATGTGCATGGATTGAAACATCAGGCAAAAGGAAACATAAATGTGTTTGCATTCCTATTTGGTGAACATGCATGGAGGGCCAGGTGTTGAGGTCCAGGCATAATCCTAGAGCAAAACAAATCCTACTCCAaggtgatggtgtgccttgacaattttagtgccttctcagtgtgctgggaggtgaaaaaggttgaaaattgttgatgTAGGTATGACTTTGATTTTCCAGAATTGATATTAATGGGCGTTAACATAAGAAAGTTATGTAAATTTTTGTTCTCAAACAGCATGTGATTAGAGGATTCCAGAGTGTTTGACATGTGAACAGGAAATGCAAAGTATCAATAGAACATCAGGAACTCTTGTACTATAGTATCCTGAGactagggcctaggagaggggggtaaagggggtaatttgtacctgggcctagagtcagaaaggaggcccaggagccaaaggagggggtccagaaaatTCCTAGAAACTGACATTTTCCTCTCTCACCTGAAccagcacatgatgctggggcacaaccacatgcacGCCGTGTTAACTGCTGCCGCAAtccacacacaccaggcccaggaaagcatccctccttaacacagtgttaatctgggaggaacctggcctgctacagtagttctttggcttgtggattccatAACCATGAGGGAatgttattattaacattattattaacagtatttatataccgcttttcaactaaaagttcacaaagcggtttacagagaaaaatttaatagctaaatggctccctgtcccaaaagggctcacaatctaaaaagatgcaaaagaataccagcagacagccactagaacagacactgctggggtgagatgggccagttactctccccctgctaaaaaaaaaaaggagcacccacttgaaaaagtgcctcttacccaattagcaggggtaaatgtgTAGCATGGAACCAGCTGTGGGGGTACAGCTGCTAccgaagttcattttggtccattctagtatgagcctaatacgatgatgctaattttctgaaattgatttactatatttcaaagattttagagagacttaggagtgtgtttggttttccatactacTTTATCTAGTTGCCAGTGCTGCgtgtcaggtagacctgggctctgcatcaagaagcctagtagacctggacttcaaagactactgtggctgtcagcaccctccccctgccctacccAGCactttgccccctgttctgctgcccccattgcgccccttcccctttgggaaggggcccagaagaaactttgtaccccctgataaaattcctctcataggccctgcctgaGACCACAGTTGTTACTCCAGGATTATTCATGTGTAGATTGAGGCTAGCAGCAGCCTATATAGCAGGAAAGTATATATGCAGAAAACATTGACAGAAGAATATGATACAGTCATAAATCAGGAAGGCTACACAATACCAGACAAAAAGAATGACTGTCTCTATGTTTTTGTCCAGTCATAAGCAGTATGTTAGGGCCAGGCTACATGTTACCTGAAAGCTTAATTAAGAGGGAGTAGCTGTGTGactttttaattttaacaaaAAGCAGCTGTGAAGGCCCCCAATACAGATCAGAACCAGGGCATGCCTGAAAGAGATCAAGccacttttcccttcttcccagaAACCACCCTCTCCAAGGTTGTTATTTGCTGCCAGGGCTTCTATTGAGATGATCAGAATGAGAACTGTACCAAGAAAAATATATGCTGCAAATACCGGAAAGGCGAAGTTGCCGTTTGGGACTCTGGGTGTCGCTGTTCACCAACCAAGGTTGAACAGCAGCATGAGAGATTCACAGTTCTCCAGCTAGCTGCTTCATTACAGAAgatgcagagagagggggggagagagactatATTGACTCTGAATGTCCAGAGACCTTGTCTTAAACTGACAATATTCTTAAACTAGATAGTATATAGAGGCTGTCTGGAAGATCTGTCTTTTCAGTCAGACAGAGCGAAAAGGCAGCTTGTGTCCATTTAAGAATTAGAAGATTTCCCTTTAGCACAGAAGCAGAGGAGACAATGGCAACGTTTTCACAGCATGTCAAAATGGGAGCTTTCTTTTGCTTAATTTTTACCAACTTCTGGCAAGCTGTTACTGGACAGATTCGCTACTCGATTCCCGAGGAAACAGAAAAAGGTTCTTTGGTGGGGAACATTACAAAAGATTTGAAACTGGAAGAAAAGGAACTCTTGCAGCGTGGAGTCCGAATAGTTTCCCGAGGTAGGACTCAGTATTTTGCTTTGAATTATAAGACCGGTGACCTGCACACCACAGAAAAAATAGACAGAGAGAAGATGTGTGATCAGGTGGAAAAATGTATCTTGAATTTTGAGATTGTAATTGGGGAGTCAATGAAAATTTATGGAGTTGAAGTGGAAATTACAGATATTAATGACAATGCTCCCACCTTCTCTTCAGAAAGACAGGTGCTAAAAATCAGTGAAATAACAGTACCAGGATCCCGGTTTCCCCTTTATGAAGCTCAAGATCCTGATTTAGGAACTAATTCTCTCCAGGGATACAAACTTAGCAGCAACAGTCATTTTTCTCTCAATGTGCAAACAGCACCCAATGGCAGACAATACACTGAACTggtgctggaaaagtctttggaccaTGAGGAAGAAGCTGATCACAATCTGGTCCTTACGGCATATGATGGGGGAGATCCCATCAGATCTGGAACTGTGCAGGTTCAAGTGATAGTTCTGGATGCTAATGACAATGCACCGGTCTTTAGCCAACCTAACTATAAAGTGAGTGTTAAGGAAGACACTCCTATAGGGTCCACGGTAGTTGCATTAACAGCCactgacttggatgaagggacCAACAAAGAAATGAAATATTCATTCCGAAAGATCAAACCAGAAGCTTCTCAAATATTCCACTTGGATTCAACTACAGGGGAGATAACACTTGTTGGAAGCTTAGACTATGAGGAGTCTAAACTTCATGAAATTGAGGTCCAAGTCCATGATGGTGGAGAGCTCTTTGACAAATCTCAAGTTGTCATATCTGTTACTGATATAAATGATAATGCCCCAGAAGTGGAAATAACATCATTTATCAGTGCCATCCCTGAGAATTCTCCACCAGGAACTCCAATAGCCCTTCTAAATGTGCAAGATCAAGATTCAGCAGAAAATGCAGAAGTCACTTGTGCTATTCCCAGCAATCTCCCCTTCCAATTGACAAAAGCCTGTGATAATTATTACAGTTTAGTGACAAACAAAGCTTTGGACAGGGAGCAGGTGGCGGCCTACAACATAACTGTAACAGTCAAAGACCATGGGACCCCCCAACTTTCTACTTCTACTATTTTCCTGCTCCAAATTTTAGATATAAATGACAGTCCTCCCGTTTTCCCACAATCATCTTATAGTTCTTACATTGTGGAAAATAACCAAAGAGGTGTCTCCATTTTCTCTCTCAAAGCTAATGATCCAGACTGGGAAGAAAATTCCAGAATAATTTATTCTGTTATTGAAAATTGGGCAAatcatcccttccttcctgcctgtCTCTCTATTAATTCTGAGACAGGGGTTCTTTATGCCCTATGCTCTTTTGATTATGAAGTGGTCCGGGAGATTCAGTTTCAAATAAAAGCCCAAGATGGAGGCTCCCCACCACTCAGCTCTAATGTCTCAGTGACTCTCTTCATCCTGGATCAGAATGACAACACTCCAGAAATCTTGtacccttcccctcccactgatGGCTCCACTGGGGTAGAACTGGCCCCTCGCTCCTCTGAGCCGGGCTACCTGGTCAGTAAGGTGGTTGCTGTGGATGCAGATTCTGGCCAAAATGGGTGGCTCTCCTATCAGCTGCTCAAGGCCACGGAGCCAGGGCTCTTCACTGTAGGACTCCACACTGGAGAGATCAGGACAACCCGGTTCTTCCTGGAGAAGGATGCCCTCAAGCAAAGCCTGGTGGTTTTAGTGAAGGACAATGGGCAGCCgtctctctctgcctcagtcaCTGTCACTGTGGTGCTGGCTGACAGCATCCCTGAAAGCCTCTCAGACCTGAGCAGCATCTCAGCCCCTGTAGATCCACAGTCAGATCTCACCTTCTATCTGGTCCTAGGAGTGGCCTTTGTCTCCTGCTTGTTCTTCACTTTCCTTGTTGGGTTATTTGCACTCAGACTTCATAGATGGAGAAATTCTCAGCTCTGTAATTCTGGCAATGTGAATTTCAGTGGTGTTCCAGTTTCACAGTTTGTGGGTATTGATGGAGTCCGAGCATTTCTTCACTCCTACTGTCATGAGGTTTCTATGACCGCAGACTCTAAGAAGAGCAATTTTGACTTGCCAAAAGGAAACTCTTCCAACACATTGACCAGTCAGCAGCAAAGTGAGCTAAAGGATCGCTTTCTCATTGCTGAAGATGTTGGGAGTACCAATGGGGATTCAGCTAATTCCCAGGTATGCTGTCTCTGTTTAATTGAAATATTGTGACATAACATTATAGTCAGTAATAGATTTGGTTCCAATGCTGATGagggaataaatgaataaatatcagAAAATGTCAAACTAAGGTCAAACTAGAATAATGTGGGAGATCTGTAAATAGGAGCTTCCACGTATGTGATAGTAGTTACAGGGGAATTTGATTTGGATCAGGATAATGGTGGATAATATCATTTTCCTGGTGATAATGTCCTCCACAACCTATTTTCTCCAGGGCAAATGCAAGTACTGGGTGGAAAATAGTAGCTTTGGGAGTGATTTTAATTAGGAGAATGGCACATGGGAAAGGGTTAACCCTCCCATCCCCCATCACTTTTATCCTGTTTTGAATCAGGACCCTCTGTGGTTGTaatcaaatttttattttattttattttattttattttattttaatgtgagAGCTATTCACAGATCTGCAGCGTCACAGATGTTTGGACTAAAGTGGAACGGTTCTCTAGAGCTGTGTTCCTTTTGAGTATATGTAAGCTGCCTGTTGTTGGGTTGTCTTCGGTTGTCTTCTTGCTAAGAACATGTGCCAGATAAATGCTGCAAGTCATTTTCTGCTACATTCAGCTGTACGCATGGCCAGTGGAGAAGGTCAAGAGCAGGGAAATGTGGTTTGAATATGCATAACTTTTTATGTAGTATGATCTGTTAAATCAGCCTAAAATATTTTAGGTGCAGATACCAGGGACTAAGGCTACATACTAAGtttgtgctgtaccactgagtgGTGCAACGTGCAATATCACTCTTGAGCAGTGGGTCTGTCCTTGTACAGTTGTGTTCGGACTTCCAGCATTTCATCATATGGAATACAGTAGAATTTGGGGTAATTGGGTTTGTGGGATGTTTGACAAGtgcttatgggcacaatcctgcccttgacttggcACATTAACTTGGCACccaccgtaaggcacgtttgcgcatCCTCAGGAGGAAGGCGGGCCAGCGCTCAGAGAAGTGTCAGCCTGCAGAGGTTGACATAAGCCTCCTCACCGGCTTCCTCTCTCAGGCTTGCTTCGGCCtggctgggagggaggcgttcctgggcgggggaagggtgggcggtgggcagtcCCGGGGGTGGGCAAACGGGGAGCGGGAGGCCGGGCTGGGATCTGACAGTTATGGtagcatctgcaaatttgatgagcaCCTCCTCTACTTCCTCATCCAAGTTATTTATAAAGATATTGAATAACAAAACCAAATGAGGTCCTGTGGCAATCTCTAGCTAGCTCATGTTCTAACAGTTGTCTTCCTTTGTTTATTTGTAATTGACTTCCTGTATTTATGACCAGCAGAAAAGCTTGGTGCAGAGTGAATTAAAGAAAACTAGTCATTAGTCTTCCTGGGGATACCTTGCCTGTCAGGAGTTCGACATATTTAAGCGTATCTTCTGAATTCCCATCTGAGGTCTCAATCCTGTTGTCCATTCATCACCTCATATTACACCTTTTCCCCCTCCATTTTCTGGAACCCCGGGGAACAGAATACTGAGACCTTATTGAGGTGGTAAATCTGTATCTAGAATATATCACTTCATACTAGTGTATAGGGCTTACATGACTGAATCCTTCTCCATGAAAAAGGAAAATCCATAGTTGGAATTCTGAGGTAGTAGGGGAACAAAGAACCTCACTGTGCGCAAAACAGGGGTAGATAAATTTATAAAGGCTATCTTGACATTTCTATAGTGATGCACATCTTATAGATCTGTTTTCAGAAACATCACAGCCAGCACTTGATTTTGATTAATTTTCACATCCTTTCTGGTGTCTGGGACTATGATAAGTAGAGGGTGAAGATACTTGGGCAATTATTTGGTTGTGTTTTATTCAAGGTGAGCAACTGACTAGTGCTTGACATATGTTTTAGTTAGGGAGAAATGTTTTCCTCAGATGAAATTAACTTAGGGAGGTGGTGTTTTTCTTCCCCTGTAGCATCTGCCAATCTGCCTTTGTGTGTTCTGGGGCTATTGAATCTTTGTGTATCTTCTCACATTCTACCTGATATCTGAAAATTGTGGTAGGGAATTGCACAGGCTTGCACAGTCCTGTGGAGGGAACTGTCCTGCCTTGTTGCAAAGGATCACCTTTAGTCATGAGCTTGGGACAATGTATTGGCCCACTAGAACAACAAGAAAGATGCTAGTTTTTGCCACTTGTATTTCATTATACATAGAATATGTATAATTGGAAGGGTTggaagagttggaagggacccacaaggtcttctagggcccagtcctatccagctgtccagcactgatgcagcagtgccaatggggagtgcgtTGCATTCTGTGGAGGGGAGGAGTcatggaacttttgttccttggggctgcattttgggaaaatcagcactagaaagttggatagtattgggcccctCGCCAGATTAAAAGTCTGCTTCCAAAGATTGTGGTCCCATGTGTTAGCCAGGAACCTTATATAAGTACCACATCTTTGAAGCTACAGAAGTAATTGCATGATGAGATGAGGCTTATACATGGGTGAAGCAATCTACAAACAAATGAAGTatcaacacaaaaacacacatgcacgAAATTCTTTCCCAAATGTCCCCGacagagaaaaagcaaatttGTTTTGCCAAAGCATACATTCATTCACATCCAGGTTATCATTCCATTTTAAGTTGGACAAGATGGTCTTGCAGTTTTCAGTCTGAGCCTCAGAGTGGCGATGTTGACCAAGATGATAGCTGGAGAGAAGCTAGATACTCACTGATGCTTTTAACTGCAGTAGTTCCATTAATATTGGAAACGGCAGAGCAAGGAGACAGAGAAGGCttgcaaagaaaaattaaattgtTCTGGATTGTGCAAGTGTAAGAAGACAGTTTATTC from Tiliqua scincoides isolate rTilSci1 chromosome 4, rTilSci1.hap2, whole genome shotgun sequence encodes the following:
- the LOC136647429 gene encoding protocadherin gamma-A10-like, translated to MATFSQHVKMGAFFCLIFTNFWQAVTGQIRYSIPEETEKGSLVGNITKDLKLEEKELLQRGVRIVSRGRTQYFALNYKTGDLHTTEKIDREKMCDQVEKCILNFEIVIGESMKIYGVEVEITDINDNAPTFSSERQVLKISEITVPGSRFPLYEAQDPDLGTNSLQGYKLSSNSHFSLNVQTAPNGRQYTELVLEKSLDHEEEADHNLVLTAYDGGDPIRSGTVQVQVIVLDANDNAPVFSQPNYKVSVKEDTPIGSTVVALTATDLDEGTNKEMKYSFRKIKPEASQIFHLDSTTGEITLVGSLDYEESKLHEIEVQVHDGGELFDKSQVVISVTDINDNAPEVEITSFISAIPENSPPGTPIALLNVQDQDSAENAEVTCAIPSNLPFQLTKACDNYYSLVTNKALDREQVAAYNITVTVKDHGTPQLSTSTIFLLQILDINDSPPVFPQSSYSSYIVENNQRGVSIFSLKANDPDWEENSRIIYSVIENWANHPFLPACLSINSETGVLYALCSFDYEVVREIQFQIKAQDGGSPPLSSNVSVTLFILDQNDNTPEILYPSPPTDGSTGVELAPRSSEPGYLVSKVVAVDADSGQNGWLSYQLLKATEPGLFTVGLHTGEIRTTRFFLEKDALKQSLVVLVKDNGQPSLSASVTVTVVLADSIPESLSDLSSISAPVDPQSDLTFYLVLGVAFVSCLFFTFLVGLFALRLHRWRNSQLCNSGNVNFSGVPVSQFVGIDGVRAFLHSYCHEVSMTADSKKSNFDLPKGNSSNTLTSQQQSELKDRFLIAEDVGSTNGDSANSQVCCLCLIEIL